The genomic window TTTGTCACGCCTCCTTGTCTTTCACATCTGAGCCTCTATCACTTAGGATGCGCGAGGCCGGTGAAAGTTCGAGGCGGCTGGGAACAGGCTGCCTCTCCCGCTAGGAGGAATCGCGTACTGCCGCGTACGATCCGAATGAAGAGATTGACCAGGGAGGGGTCGAACTGAGTGCCGGCACACCGCTCAAGCTCCGCAAGGGCAGCCTGGGGAGAAACCGGCGGTTTGTAGGGGCGTCCCTGGGTGATCACGTCGTAGGTATCTACGATTGCTATGATCCGGGCCGCGAGAGGAATCTCGTCACCCATCAGCCCGCGGGGATAGCCCGACCCGTCCCATCGCTCATGGTGGGAAAGGATAATCTCAGCGATGTGAGAGAGTTCGAAGGATGACTGGGCGATCCTGTATCCCGTCTCGGAGTGCTTCTTTATGACCTCCCATTCATCAGGAGTGAGGCTCCCTTTCTTGGTGAGAATGTGGCCGGGTATTCTTACCTTACCTATATCGTGGAGCGCGCAAGCCAGCACAATCTCGTCCAGCTGGCTTGGGGACAGGCCGATCGCCCGCCCCAGCTCGGTCGCAAGCTCCTGAAGACGTGTGGTGTGTTCTTCGGTCTCGTGGGTTCTCTCTGCGAGACTCTTTCGAAGGGAGAGAATCAGTGAATTCCTTGCGTCCGCCCCCTCGATGAGCTTGTTTCTATACATTCTTTCCTCTGCTTCCCGAAGCAGTATCGACACGCTGACAGACGCAGTATTCTTCGTCGCCGCCCCAAGCGCGATACTGAGTTGAATCGGGTCCGGATCCGCCTTCGCACATCCTTCCCGAATTCGGTCGCAGATCTCCAGCGCGGCTCTCTCAGTAGTGCTCGGCAGCACTATTACGAACTCGTCCCCTCCCCAGCGGGCAATGATATCCTCCCGCCTGCAGGCATCCCGCAGGACCCGGGCCATGTTCGCGAGCAGCCTGTCGCCGCAGTCGTGGCCGAGGGTATCATTCACAAGTTTGAGGCCGTTCAGGTCCCCCATGATGAGGCTGAGTGGCAGGCAGTCTTGGTTGTCGAACCGCTTCAATTTCTCTTCCAGATACGCGCGGTTGTGGAGCCCTGTGAGGGCATCGTGGAAGCTGAGAAACCTGATCTTCTCTTCCGCCCTTCTCTGATCCGTAACATCACGGAACACGCTGAAGAGTCCGCTGAATTCGCCCCGCGCGTCATACCGGGGCCGGTCCGACACGATGACTGTGCAGGTCTCGCGGTTCGGTCTTTCAACACGGATCTCGTACACCCCGGGCTGGACATGTGAGGCCTCGCATGTCCTGGCCCGAATGGCCGTGAACGTTTCCTCGTCCGTGAACTCGCTGAGGCTCCGCCCGACTAGTTCCCCAGGAGGAACCCCGAAGATCTGGTGCAGGGCGGGGTTTGCCAGGGTGAAGCGAAGATCTTGATCCAGGGCAGCAACGCCTTCCCCTTGGGTCTCTATGATGGCGCGATGGAGTTCCTCGCTCTGCCGGAGGCTCATCGCCATTCTCTCGATTTCCTGAACGCCGCCTTCCACCGATTGAAGAAGTCCGTTTATGCACCGTCCGAGCGTGGAGACCTCGTCGTCGCCGAACACCTCCACTCGGTTGCCCAGATCAGAGCTGCCGGCTATCCTGTTCACCGCCTGGCTCATCCTGCTGATACGGGACACGACTGCGGCATCGATGGCCGCCCCGGCCCCTGCCATGACGAATAGCCCCGCCGCAAAGAGAACACCGGCGAGGAGATCGACGGTCATCTGCCCCTGTCTGAGTATGTCGCGGGGGAGTCCGAGCCTGAGGATGAGCGTGGGTTCGCCGTAAAGGTCTTCGATGACCGAGTACCCCGCAACCGTATTGGGGTCCAGTGGCCTGACTAGCAACTTCGTTCCGTCAACAAG from Bacillota bacterium includes these protein-coding regions:
- a CDS encoding diguanylate cyclase, with product VSGILLMPDGPVLICAHAITNSEATAPARGTLTFVRRLDRTLIDALAAVTGSDLDLLVLDGSSLPLDYQAARDALLVDGTKLLVRPLDPNTVAGYSVIEDLYGEPTLILRLGLPRDILRQGQMTVDLLAGVLFAAGLFVMAGAGAAIDAAVVSRISRMSQAVNRIAGSSDLGNRVEVFGDDEVSTLGRCINGLLQSVEGGVQEIERMAMSLRQSEELHRAIIETQGEGVAALDQDLRFTLANPALHQIFGVPPGELVGRSLSEFTDEETFTAIRARTCEASHVQPGVYEIRVERPNRETCTVIVSDRPRYDARGEFSGLFSVFRDVTDQRRAEEKIRFLSFHDALTGLHNRAYLEEKLKRFDNQDCLPLSLIMGDLNGLKLVNDTLGHDCGDRLLANMARVLRDACRREDIIARWGGDEFVIVLPSTTERAALEICDRIREGCAKADPDPIQLSIALGAATKNTASVSVSILLREAEERMYRNKLIEGADARNSLILSLRKSLAERTHETEEHTTRLQELATELGRAIGLSPSQLDEIVLACALHDIGKVRIPGHILTKKGSLTPDEWEVIKKHSETGYRIAQSSFELSHIAEIILSHHERWDGSGYPRGLMGDEIPLAARIIAIVDTYDVITQGRPYKPPVSPQAALAELERCAGTQFDPSLVNLFIRIVRGSTRFLLAGEAACSQPPRTFTGLAHPK